A region from the Riemerella anatipestifer genome encodes:
- a CDS encoding response regulator transcription factor, which translates to MSNRILLVEDDQSFGAVLKDYLSINNFEVTLATDGEEGLKEYTNNDFDICIFDVMMPKKDGFTLAEDVKKLGKNIPIIFLTARNLREDILKGYQLGADDYITKPFDTELLLYKIKAILSRSTSLEEEEQEQFSISNIEFDSMLRQLKVHDKEYKLSPKENELLKLLCLHRNDFMPRDLALRKIWKKENYFTARSMDVYIAKLRKLLKDDDGLEIINVHGEGFRLLVKN; encoded by the coding sequence ATGAGCAACAGGATATTACTAGTAGAAGATGACCAAAGTTTCGGAGCGGTGCTTAAAGATTACCTAAGCATAAACAACTTTGAAGTTACCCTTGCTACAGACGGTGAGGAAGGTCTTAAAGAATATACAAATAACGATTTTGATATTTGTATATTTGATGTTATGATGCCTAAAAAAGACGGCTTCACATTAGCAGAAGATGTTAAGAAATTAGGGAAAAATATTCCAATTATCTTCCTAACAGCACGAAATTTAAGAGAGGACATCTTGAAGGGTTATCAGTTAGGAGCAGACGATTATATAACAAAACCTTTTGATACAGAGTTGTTACTTTATAAAATCAAGGCGATTTTATCCAGAAGTACTTCTTTGGAAGAAGAAGAGCAAGAGCAATTTAGCATTAGCAATATAGAGTTTGACTCTATGTTGAGACAGCTTAAAGTACACGATAAAGAATATAAACTTTCTCCAAAAGAGAACGAGCTTTTGAAGTTGCTTTGTCTCCACAGAAATGACTTTATGCCTAGAGATTTAGCACTTCGTAAAATATGGAAAAAAGAAAACTATTTTACCGCTAGAAGTATGGATGTATATATCGCTAAATTAAGAAAATTGCTTAAAGATGATGATGGTCTAGAAATCATCAATGTACACGGAGAAGGGTTTAGGCTTCTAGTTAAAAATTAA
- a CDS encoding DUF4290 domain-containing protein, with the protein MEYNTQKTNLQLPEYGRIIQELVEYCKTLPSKEERNKVAKAIVDFMGQRNPQLRDEENYAHKLWDHLYIISGYDLDVDAPYPFPTPEEINQKPKKMDYPKLQGDYKFYGKSILQLIERALELEDGDEKEALIEVIANNMKKSYNVYNKEHVQDDVIFRHLKELSENRLDLTGIDSLEKSKIYYNSNKNNPKYQNKHQNNNGNNRRKYNSNNKYKRKS; encoded by the coding sequence ATGGAATACAATACCCAAAAGACAAACTTACAATTACCCGAATATGGGAGAATTATACAAGAACTTGTAGAATATTGCAAGACACTCCCTTCCAAGGAAGAAAGAAATAAAGTTGCCAAAGCTATTGTTGATTTTATGGGGCAGAGAAATCCGCAACTTCGAGACGAGGAAAACTACGCACACAAGCTTTGGGATCATTTGTATATTATTTCAGGTTACGATTTAGATGTAGATGCACCATATCCTTTTCCTACGCCAGAGGAAATCAATCAGAAACCTAAAAAGATGGATTACCCTAAGCTACAAGGAGACTATAAATTCTATGGTAAAAGCATTTTGCAACTTATAGAAAGAGCTTTAGAACTAGAAGATGGTGATGAGAAAGAGGCTCTTATAGAGGTAATTGCTAATAACATGAAAAAGTCTTACAATGTTTATAATAAAGAACATGTACAAGACGATGTTATCTTCCGCCATTTAAAGGAACTTTCTGAAAATAGATTAGATTTAACAGGGATAGATTCTTTAGAAAAGAGTAAAATCTATTATAACTCTAATAAGAATAACCCTAAATATCAAAATAAACATCAGAATAATAACGGGAATAATAGAAGAAAATATAACTCTAACAATAAATACAAAAGAAAATCATAA
- the murA gene encoding UDP-N-acetylglucosamine 1-carboxyvinyltransferase: MSGAFQIRGGKRLHGEITPQGAKNEALQILCAVLLTDQEVRIKNIPDIQDVNKLIGILGDLGVKVTKNGKGDYTFKADSLNLDYLKSEEFKKEGARLRGSIMLLGPMLARFGEGYMPTPGGDKIGRRRLDTHFQGFVELGAEFHFNDVESFYSLKAKSLQGKFILLEEASVTGTANIIMAAVLAKGKTRIYNAACEPYLQQLCKMLNRMGAQISGIGSNLLTIEGVSYLHGTEHTMLPDMVEIGSWIGLAAMTKSEITIKDVHWNQLGIIPNTFRKLGIQLEKSGEDIYIPAQEHYKIQKFIDGSILTISDAPWPGFTPDLLSIMLVVATQAKGSVLIHQKMFESRLFFVDKLIDMGAQIILCDPHRATVIGLNQETPLRGTVMTSPDIRAGNALLVAALSAEGKSIIHNIEQIDRGYENIDGRLKALGADIERI; encoded by the coding sequence ATGAGTGGTGCTTTTCAAATCAGAGGCGGTAAAAGACTTCATGGCGAAATTACGCCCCAAGGAGCTAAAAATGAAGCTCTACAAATATTATGTGCTGTTTTATTAACAGATCAAGAAGTAAGAATAAAAAATATACCTGATATACAAGATGTTAATAAGCTAATTGGTATATTGGGAGACCTAGGTGTTAAGGTAACCAAAAATGGAAAAGGGGACTATACCTTCAAGGCTGATAGTCTTAATTTAGATTATCTTAAATCCGAAGAATTTAAAAAAGAAGGAGCTAGACTTAGAGGCTCTATTATGCTTTTAGGTCCTATGTTGGCGAGGTTTGGGGAAGGTTATATGCCAACTCCAGGAGGAGACAAGATAGGAAGAAGAAGATTAGATACTCATTTTCAAGGATTTGTTGAGCTTGGCGCAGAGTTTCACTTTAATGATGTAGAGAGTTTTTATAGTTTAAAAGCAAAGTCTTTACAAGGAAAATTTATCCTTTTAGAAGAAGCATCAGTAACAGGTACGGCTAATATTATTATGGCGGCTGTATTAGCGAAAGGTAAAACTAGAATCTACAATGCCGCTTGTGAGCCTTATTTACAACAGCTTTGTAAAATGCTCAACCGAATGGGAGCTCAAATTTCGGGTATCGGCTCGAATTTATTAACCATAGAAGGTGTTTCATATTTACATGGTACAGAACACACTATGTTGCCGGATATGGTAGAAATAGGCTCTTGGATAGGGTTGGCAGCAATGACGAAGTCCGAAATCACCATTAAAGATGTTCATTGGAACCAGTTGGGGATTATTCCAAATACTTTTAGAAAATTGGGTATTCAGCTAGAGAAAAGCGGCGAAGATATTTATATCCCAGCACAAGAACATTACAAAATACAGAAGTTTATAGACGGCTCTATTTTAACCATTTCTGATGCACCTTGGCCAGGTTTTACACCAGATTTGCTGTCTATTATGTTGGTGGTAGCAACCCAAGCTAAAGGAAGTGTATTGATACATCAAAAAATGTTTGAATCTCGATTGTTCTTTGTGGACAAACTGATAGATATGGGAGCTCAGATTATCCTTTGCGACCCACACCGAGCTACGGTTATCGGTCTTAATCAAGAAACACCACTTAGAGGTACAGTGATGACTTCCCCTGATATTCGTGCAGGAAATGCACTTTTGGTAGCGGCACTTTCGGCGGAAGGTAAATCTATCATTCATAACATAGAGCAGATAGACCGAGGTTACGAAAATATAGATGGCAGACTTAAAGCCTTAGGAGCAGATATAGAGCGTATATAA
- the miaA gene encoding tRNA (adenosine(37)-N6)-dimethylallyltransferase MiaA: MARTLISVVGPTGIGKTELAIKIAQFFGTEILSCDSRQFFKEMPIGTAAPSKEELAVVPHHFIGHLSITEDYSIGRYEKEALALLDKLFQQYKVVVMVGGSGMYEKAVVEGLNDLPEANEDYIKELEQILNKEGIEALQKQLEVQDEVYYQQVDKDNPRRLIRALDIIKQTGKPYSEIIAETKPQRNFNTIRIVLTAPREIIYERINQRVDRMMEKGLLDEVKGLLQYQDRVALNTVGYTELFNYLNGDWELDFAVSEIKKNSRRYAKRQMTWNRKLPHLIELPYQYSNEELVSLLNNLNLK; encoded by the coding sequence TTGGCTAGAACACTTATATCTGTTGTAGGTCCTACGGGAATAGGTAAAACCGAATTGGCAATAAAAATAGCCCAGTTTTTCGGTACTGAAATTTTATCCTGCGACTCACGACAGTTTTTTAAAGAAATGCCCATTGGTACAGCCGCTCCTTCTAAGGAGGAGTTAGCTGTTGTGCCACATCATTTTATAGGGCATTTATCTATTACAGAAGATTATTCTATCGGTCGATACGAAAAGGAAGCCTTGGCTTTATTAGATAAGCTGTTTCAGCAATATAAAGTCGTGGTAATGGTAGGCGGTAGTGGTATGTACGAGAAGGCGGTAGTGGAAGGTCTTAATGATTTGCCAGAAGCTAACGAAGATTATATTAAAGAACTTGAACAAATCCTTAATAAAGAAGGGATAGAAGCCTTACAGAAACAGTTAGAAGTACAAGATGAGGTCTATTATCAGCAAGTGGATAAAGATAACCCTAGACGCTTGATAAGGGCTTTAGATATTATTAAACAAACAGGGAAACCTTATTCTGAAATTATAGCAGAAACCAAGCCTCAAAGAAACTTTAATACTATTAGGATTGTACTCACGGCACCCAGAGAAATTATCTATGAAAGAATCAACCAAAGGGTCGATAGAATGATGGAGAAGGGCTTGCTAGATGAGGTTAAAGGTTTACTTCAATATCAAGATAGAGTAGCTTTAAATACAGTGGGTTATACAGAGTTGTTTAATTACTTGAATGGCGATTGGGAATTAGATTTTGCCGTTTCCGAAATTAAGAAAAACTCTAGACGCTACGCAAAACGCCAAATGACTTGGAACCGAAAACTTCCTCATCTGATAGAACTTCCGTACCAATATTCTAACGAGGAATTAGTATCTTTGCTTAATAACTTAAATTTAAAATAA
- a CDS encoding thioredoxin family protein, giving the protein MARTPSNMLDLGTKAPFFELPNPAKNNELQSLENLKGEKGTLVVFMCNHCPFVIHMIDKLAELYEDYKAKGIEFIAINSNDIENYPADSPELMIDFAEEHGVNFPYLFDESQAIAKAYDAACTPDFYFFDEKLDLVYRGQMDDSRPGNQHEVTGEDLILAFENLLAEQPQEELQKPSLGCNIKWK; this is encoded by the coding sequence ATGGCTAGAACACCGTCTAATATGTTGGATTTAGGCACTAAAGCTCCTTTTTTTGAGCTTCCTAATCCTGCTAAAAATAACGAATTACAATCTTTAGAAAATTTAAAAGGAGAGAAAGGGACATTGGTAGTTTTTATGTGTAACCACTGCCCGTTTGTGATTCATATGATAGATAAATTGGCAGAACTTTATGAAGATTATAAAGCTAAAGGAATCGAGTTTATTGCAATTAATTCTAATGATATAGAGAACTATCCTGCGGATTCACCAGAGCTAATGATTGATTTTGCTGAAGAGCACGGCGTTAATTTCCCTTATTTATTTGACGAAAGTCAAGCTATTGCTAAAGCCTACGATGCAGCGTGTACTCCAGATTTTTATTTCTTTGATGAAAAATTAGACTTAGTATATAGAGGTCAGATGGACGACTCACGCCCAGGCAATCAGCACGAAGTAACTGGAGAGGATTTAATTCTTGCTTTTGAAAACCTTTTAGCAGAACAACCACAGGAAGAACTGCAAAAACCTAGTTTAGGTTGTAATATTAAATGGAAGTAA
- the rpmA gene encoding 50S ribosomal protein L27 — protein MAHKKGVGSSKNGRESHSKRLGVKIFGGQEAIAGNIIVRQRGTQHHPGENVGIGKDHTLFALVDGTVVFKKKANNRSFVSVEPNA, from the coding sequence ATGGCACACAAGAAAGGAGTTGGTAGTTCCAAAAACGGTAGAGAATCTCACTCTAAAAGATTAGGTGTGAAGATTTTCGGAGGGCAAGAAGCTATCGCTGGAAATATTATTGTAAGACAAAGAGGTACACAACACCACCCTGGAGAAAATGTAGGGATTGGTAAAGACCACACTTTGTTTGCATTAGTAGATGGTACAGTGGTATTTAAGAAAAAAGCTAACAACAGATCTTTTGTATCTGTAGAGCCTAACGCTTAA
- the rplU gene encoding 50S ribosomal protein L21 yields the protein MFAIVEIAGLQYKVEQDQKLFVNRLSGEKGDKVTFDKVLLTVNGATVVGAPAVSGIAVEAEIIEHLKADKVIVFKKKRRKGYAKKNGHRQSLTQIKIVSITGFDGAKKSSAKTETKATAKKSSKKGDDLTLIEGIGPKVAELFAGAGITSFADLAKKTKEELEAILDPNGAVYAAMDPTTWPQQAQLAADGKFEELEALKGQLKGGKA from the coding sequence ATGTTTGCAATCGTAGAGATAGCAGGGCTTCAATACAAAGTTGAGCAAGACCAAAAATTGTTTGTAAACCGTCTTTCTGGTGAGAAAGGAGACAAAGTAACTTTTGATAAAGTACTTCTTACCGTAAACGGAGCAACAGTAGTAGGCGCCCCAGCTGTAAGTGGTATCGCTGTAGAAGCGGAAATTATTGAGCATTTGAAAGCTGATAAAGTTATCGTTTTCAAAAAGAAAAGAAGAAAAGGTTATGCTAAGAAAAACGGGCATAGACAATCTCTTACTCAAATCAAAATTGTTTCTATAACAGGTTTTGATGGTGCTAAAAAATCTTCTGCAAAAACAGAAACCAAAGCTACTGCAAAAAAATCTTCTAAAAAAGGAGATGACCTTACTCTAATTGAGGGTATTGGTCCTAAAGTAGCGGAGCTTTTCGCAGGAGCAGGTATTACTTCTTTTGCTGATTTAGCAAAGAAAACTAAAGAGGAGCTAGAAGCCATCTTAGATCCTAACGGTGCTGTATATGCAGCTATGGATCCTACAACTTGGCCTCAACAAGCACAACTAGCTGCTGATGGAAAGTTTGAAGAGTTAGAAGCTCTTAAAGGACAACTAAAAGGCGGAAAAGCCTAA
- the murB gene encoding UDP-N-acetylmuramate dehydrogenase, whose translation MQLKTNYSLKNHNTFGVEAFSKYFAEVGSLEELTSVLKLDEIKGLPILFLGGGSNILLTKDFNGLTILLNLKGIKEQHLNDNEVLLTAQAGENWHQFVQYSLEKNYGGLENLSLIPGNVGTCPIQNIGAYGVEIKDHFESCQVLNLETLEVETFNKEKCNFGYRDSFFKREGKGKYVILEVSFRLTKRNHIIRTDYGAIQQKLSSLNVTQPNIQEVAQAVINIRTSKLPNPKEIGNAGSFFKNPSISTEDYQNLQKQFPNLPGYPQGSHTKVPAGWLIEQTGWKGKQVGNVATHHLQALVIINATGNATGEEIYHFSSEIISSVKNTFGITLEREVNII comes from the coding sequence ATGCAACTTAAGACCAATTATTCTCTTAAAAACCATAACACCTTTGGGGTAGAAGCATTTTCTAAATACTTTGCAGAAGTCGGTAGTTTGGAGGAGCTAACCTCTGTCCTAAAGCTAGATGAGATTAAAGGTTTACCTATATTATTCTTAGGTGGTGGGAGTAATATCTTATTAACAAAGGATTTTAATGGACTTACCATCTTACTCAACCTAAAAGGTATCAAAGAACAACACCTAAACGATAATGAAGTATTACTCACAGCACAAGCAGGAGAAAATTGGCATCAGTTTGTACAATACAGCCTAGAGAAAAACTATGGTGGGCTGGAGAACCTCTCTCTAATACCAGGTAATGTAGGCACTTGCCCTATCCAAAACATAGGGGCATACGGCGTGGAAATTAAAGACCATTTTGAGTCTTGCCAAGTTCTCAACCTAGAAACCCTAGAGGTAGAAACCTTTAATAAGGAGAAATGCAATTTTGGATATAGAGATTCCTTTTTTAAACGAGAGGGCAAGGGGAAGTATGTTATACTAGAAGTCAGCTTTAGACTAACAAAAAGAAACCACATCATTAGAACAGACTACGGCGCTATACAACAAAAGCTTTCTAGTCTAAATGTTACCCAGCCTAACATACAAGAAGTGGCACAGGCAGTCATAAACATCAGGACATCTAAACTTCCTAACCCTAAAGAGATAGGTAATGCAGGTAGTTTTTTCAAAAACCCGAGTATCAGCACAGAGGATTATCAAAATTTACAAAAACAATTTCCTAACCTTCCCGGTTATCCACAAGGTAGCCACACCAAAGTTCCTGCAGGTTGGCTAATAGAACAAACAGGTTGGAAAGGCAAACAAGTAGGCAATGTAGCGACCCATCATTTGCAAGCACTTGTCATCATCAACGCCACAGGAAATGCTACAGGTGAAGAAATCTATCATTTTTCATCTGAAATCATCTCTTCTGTAAAAAACACCTTTGGGATTACTCTAGAACGAGAGGTTAATATTATCTAA
- a CDS encoding MBL fold metallo-hydrolase, giving the protein MLNIKTFTFNPFSENTYVVYNEDRQAFIIDPGNFTANETLALSEFITSQNLTVKNILLTHAHIDHIAGLQWAFDTYQVPVLMHQLDQELLDRAPLTARQYGFNMLPFVGQVIFLDEDETLHLGADTLHILHTPGHSPGSISFYHKEQNWVISGDVLFQGSIGRTDLYKGNYEQLIESIKTKLLTLPPNTQVYSGHGPSTNIGFEQQYNPFLK; this is encoded by the coding sequence ATGCTTAATATCAAAACATTTACCTTCAATCCCTTTTCAGAAAACACCTATGTAGTTTATAACGAAGATAGACAAGCCTTCATTATAGACCCAGGTAATTTCACCGCAAACGAAACTTTAGCGTTATCCGAATTTATAACCTCACAGAACTTAACGGTTAAAAACATTCTGCTCACCCACGCTCATATAGACCATATCGCAGGATTACAGTGGGCATTTGACACCTACCAAGTACCTGTGCTAATGCACCAGTTAGACCAAGAACTTCTAGATAGAGCCCCTCTTACCGCAAGGCAGTATGGATTTAATATGCTACCCTTTGTAGGACAAGTAATCTTCCTAGATGAAGACGAAACACTCCACCTAGGAGCTGATACTCTACACATATTACATACGCCTGGGCATTCACCTGGGAGCATTAGCTTCTACCACAAGGAGCAAAACTGGGTAATTTCTGGCGATGTACTTTTCCAAGGTAGCATTGGTAGAACCGATTTATATAAAGGCAATTACGAACAACTCATTGAAAGCATTAAAACCAAACTACTCACCTTACCACCAAACACCCAAGTTTATAGCGGACACGGACCGAGTACCAACATCGGTTTTGAACAACAATACAATCCGTTTTTAAAGTAA
- a CDS encoding TolC family protein gives MKKIKNKTLYLVFWVFSYCLSAQGGSLSFSLGEYLSAVSTHHPVIKRYRYGKEIAKNEILKAKGNFDPILSGALGQKNIDNTIYYDKKGLEVDIPLWYGMNVVGGVSNISGKKLDNSTTSGELYNVGVNIPLGKGLVYDKRRAVLHQAEALYKMTEAEQTTLINEILVDAENMYWEWVKQYQIITVYKERLNISEERLEMIKKSYDYGEMASIGVTEAKTLYQEFLLGYQQASLDYKNTMEQLELFLWKDNQSVTLPPSVYPLEVFSSEKVADYPMMKNYIEENLSSQHRALKYYLHKDEFLNVEKKLKWQSFLPKIDFSYNLFNKPSKPAEVFPLFNNNFQYGLKLEVPIFMREARADYEIIKLKKLQNEEDLKMKKQELFTKLEVYKNDFEGYTKQLELYKEYYDNYNKLVKGEEIKFKNGESSLFILNSRESKLLDIQKKIYNTENKIMKSYNGVKLFQMNMNTQP, from the coding sequence ATGAAAAAAATAAAAAATAAAACACTATATCTTGTTTTTTGGGTTTTCTCCTATTGCTTGTCTGCACAAGGAGGTAGTCTCTCATTTTCATTAGGCGAATATCTCTCCGCCGTGTCTACACATCACCCTGTTATCAAAAGATACCGCTATGGTAAAGAAATAGCTAAAAACGAAATCCTAAAAGCCAAAGGAAATTTTGACCCTATATTGTCGGGAGCTTTAGGACAAAAAAATATTGACAATACCATCTATTATGATAAAAAAGGGCTTGAAGTAGATATCCCACTATGGTACGGAATGAATGTAGTAGGTGGCGTGAGCAATATCTCTGGAAAAAAACTAGACAACAGCACAACCTCTGGCGAGCTATACAATGTAGGCGTTAATATACCTTTAGGCAAAGGGCTTGTTTATGATAAAAGAAGAGCCGTTTTGCACCAAGCCGAAGCCCTGTATAAAATGACAGAAGCTGAACAAACCACTCTCATCAACGAGATTTTGGTAGATGCCGAAAATATGTATTGGGAGTGGGTAAAGCAATATCAAATCATTACTGTTTATAAAGAAAGACTCAATATAAGCGAGGAAAGGTTAGAAATGATAAAAAAATCTTATGACTATGGCGAAATGGCGTCCATAGGCGTAACCGAAGCCAAAACTCTGTATCAAGAATTTCTACTAGGTTATCAGCAGGCATCATTGGATTATAAAAACACTATGGAACAGCTTGAGCTTTTTCTCTGGAAAGATAACCAATCGGTAACATTACCTCCGTCTGTATATCCTCTAGAGGTATTTAGTTCAGAAAAAGTAGCAGACTACCCTATGATGAAAAACTATATAGAGGAAAACCTTAGTTCGCAACATAGAGCCCTAAAGTACTATCTACACAAAGATGAGTTTCTAAATGTAGAGAAAAAATTAAAGTGGCAGAGCTTCCTCCCAAAGATAGACTTCAGCTATAATCTCTTTAATAAACCTAGCAAGCCTGCCGAGGTATTCCCTCTATTTAATAATAATTTCCAATACGGTCTCAAGCTAGAAGTCCCTATTTTTATGAGAGAGGCTAGAGCAGACTACGAAATCATCAAACTAAAAAAACTCCAAAACGAGGAAGATTTGAAAATGAAAAAACAAGAACTCTTTACCAAGTTAGAAGTTTATAAGAATGATTTTGAAGGCTATACCAAACAGCTAGAGCTCTACAAAGAGTATTACGACAATTACAACAAACTGGTAAAAGGAGAAGAGATTAAATTTAAAAACGGAGAAAGTTCATTATTTATACTCAACTCTAGAGAGTCTAAGCTTTTGGATATCCAAAAGAAAATTTACAACACCGAAAACAAAATTATGAAATCCTATAACGGGGTTAAACTATTCCAAATGAATATGAATACTCAACCCTAA
- a CDS encoding HlyD family secretion protein — protein MNYKSHDKIYRIHQKTNIKKWFFIGLGILLLLLLLPWTQNIHTNGYVSGLYQEQRPQSIQSPIPGKIIHWYVKNGDQVKKGDTLLRISEIKEDYMDPLLVQRAEDQINAKDNVRDYYSAKIKTIGGQLDAMNAARELKLNQIRIKLQQLNFKINATNAELQAANNEFRIAEDQYRRQEEMYKQGLVSLTDFQRRNVSYQNALAKKNSIENKLAEAQQEILSLQVEQNATIQDYNEKISKLEGERFQSMGQVAGSDGEIAKLQTQVTNYKVRQGQYYIIATQDGQITQLSKTGIGEIIKEGENIGIIVPKSVKYAVEFYVSPVDLPLLQEGQKIRCTFDGFPAIVFSGWPNSSYGTFPGKIIAVENNISQNGMFKVVVVESGDKKWPPNIKMGAGSKGIILLNDVPIWYEIWRNINGFPPDYYIANKQKDEKNKK, from the coding sequence ATGAACTACAAATCTCACGATAAAATCTACCGAATACACCAAAAAACCAACATCAAAAAATGGTTTTTTATTGGGCTTGGCATTCTGCTTTTATTACTATTACTCCCATGGACACAGAATATCCATACCAATGGCTATGTAAGTGGGCTTTACCAAGAACAAAGACCCCAAAGCATACAATCTCCAATACCTGGGAAAATTATACACTGGTATGTAAAAAACGGTGACCAAGTAAAAAAAGGAGATACCCTTCTTAGAATTTCCGAAATAAAGGAAGACTATATGGACCCTCTATTGGTTCAAAGAGCAGAAGACCAAATCAATGCGAAAGACAATGTAAGAGATTACTACTCTGCAAAAATAAAAACCATTGGAGGGCAGCTAGATGCTATGAATGCTGCTAGAGAACTCAAACTGAACCAAATCAGAATAAAACTGCAACAGCTCAACTTTAAAATCAATGCAACCAATGCTGAACTTCAAGCCGCTAACAATGAGTTTAGAATAGCAGAAGACCAGTACAGAAGACAAGAAGAAATGTACAAACAAGGGCTTGTCTCTTTAACAGATTTCCAAAGGAGAAATGTATCTTACCAAAATGCCCTAGCAAAGAAAAATAGTATAGAAAACAAACTTGCCGAAGCTCAGCAAGAAATCCTTTCTCTACAAGTAGAGCAAAATGCGACTATACAAGACTATAACGAAAAAATAAGCAAACTAGAAGGCGAGCGTTTCCAAAGTATGGGACAGGTAGCAGGAAGTGATGGCGAAATAGCCAAACTACAAACCCAAGTTACCAACTATAAAGTAAGACAGGGGCAGTACTACATTATTGCTACTCAAGACGGACAAATTACCCAGCTCAGCAAAACAGGGATTGGCGAGATTATAAAAGAGGGCGAAAACATAGGTATTATTGTTCCAAAATCGGTAAAGTACGCCGTAGAATTTTATGTATCTCCAGTAGATTTACCGCTATTACAGGAAGGGCAGAAAATCCGCTGTACCTTTGATGGCTTCCCTGCCATTGTATTCTCTGGGTGGCCCAATTCAAGTTATGGGACTTTCCCTGGTAAAATAATCGCTGTAGAAAACAATATTTCCCAAAACGGAATGTTCAAAGTGGTAGTGGTAGAAAGTGGCGACAAAAAGTGGCCACCAAATATCAAAATGGGAGCAGGTTCAAAAGGTATTATCCTCCTAAACGATGTACCTATCTGGTACGAGATATGGCGTAACATCAACGGCTTCCCTCCTGATTACTACATCGCAAACAAACAAAAAGATGAAAAAAATAAAAAATAA